Proteins encoded together in one Astatotilapia calliptera chromosome 7, fAstCal1.2, whole genome shotgun sequence window:
- the cdk9 gene encoding cyclin-dependent kinase 9 has product MQRDKTSNATGAEKPDREAAIMSKYYDGVEFPFCDEFSKYEKMAKIGQGTFGEVFKAKHRQTGKKVALKKVLMENEKEGFPITALREIKILQLLKHENVVNLIEICRTKATQFNRYKGSIYLVFDFCEHDLAGLLSNANVKFTLAEIKKVMQMLLNGLYYIHRNKILHRDMKAANVLITRDGVLKLADFGLARAFSLAKNSQGNRYTNRVVTLWYRPPELLLGERDYGPPIDLWGAGCIMAEMWTRSPIMQGNTEQHQLTLISQLCGSITAEVWPGVDKKYELYQKMELPKGQKRKVKDRLKAYVKDPYALDLIDKLLVLDPAQRIDSDDALNHDFFWSDPMPSDLKNMLSTHNTSMFEYLAPPRRRGHMPQQQPNQNRNPATTSQTEFDRVF; this is encoded by the exons ATGCAGCGGGATAAGACAAGCAATGCCACCGGGGCTGAAAA GCCCGACCGGGAGGCCGCCATCATGTCGAAGTACTACGACGGAGTGGAGTTCCCTTTCTGTGACGAGTTCTCCAAGTACGAGAAAATGGCCAAGATAGGACAAGGAACCTTTGG GGAGGTGTTCAAAGCGAAGCACCGGCAGACAGGGAAGAAAGTTGCACTGAAGAAAGTGCTGATGGAAAACGAGAAAGAAGGG TTCCCAATCACAGCTCTGAGAGAGATCAAAATCCTTCAACTGCTCAAACACGAGAACGTTGTCAATCTGATCGAGATCTGCAGGACCAAAG CTACTCAGTTTAACAGGTACAAAGGCAGCATCTACTTGGTGTTTGACTTCTGTGAGCATGACCTGGCTGGGCTGCTGAGCAACGCCAACGTGAAGTTCACGCTGGCAGAGATCAAGAAGGTGATGCAGATGCTGCTCAATGGGCTGTACTACATCCACAGGAACAAG ATCCTTCACAGAGACATGAAGGCAGCCAATGTGCTCATAACCAGAGACGGCGTCCTGAAGCTGGCCGACTTTGGTTTGGCTCGAGCCTTCAGCCTGGCCAAGAACAGCCAGGGGAACCGCTACACTAACCGCGTGGTGACGCTGTGGTACCGACCTCCAGAGCTGCTGTTGg gtGAGCGAGACTACGGGCCTCCAATCGACCTGTGGGGCGCCGGCTGCATCATGGCCGAGATGTGGACACGGAGTCCAATCATGCAGGGGAACACGGAGCAGCACCAGTTGACCCTCATCAGCCAGCTCTGCGGCTCCATCACGGCAGAG GTGTGGCCCGGTGTAGACAAGAAGTATGAGCTGTAccagaagatggagctgccCAAAGGTCAGAAAAGGAAGGTGAAGGACCGCCTCAAAGCTTACGTCAAAGACCCATACGCCCTGGACCTCATCGACAAGCTGCTGGTCCTGGACCCGGCACAGCGAATCGACAGTGACGACGCCCTCAACCACGACTTCTTCTGGTCAGACCCGATGCCGTCAGACCTCAAGAACATGCTCTCCACCCACAACACGTCCATGTTTgagtacctggccccgcctcgGCGGAGAGGACACATGCCCCAGCAGCAGCCCAATCAGAACCGGAATCCGGCGACCACGAGCCAGACAGAGTTCGACCGCGTGTTCTAA